In Halapricum desulfuricans, a single window of DNA contains:
- a CDS encoding bacteriorhodopsin, whose translation MALGSQLASIGTAVLQLPNLSATPGDEVIWLWLGTAGMFLGMLYFIARGWGVTDSRRQKFYIVTTFIAAIAFTNYLAMATGFGVIDLAPLIEGTEELKIYWPRYTDWVLTTPLLLYDLALLAGADRNTIATLVGLDVMMILTGLVATLTIAPIDSLGLSVDAHRLVWWGVSTGFFLVLIFYLFQGLSEKAAQLTGDTKSTFNTLRYMIVGLWFVYPVWWLIGTEGLAVVGLPIETAGFMVLDLTAKVGFGIVLLRSHSVLDDAGTSTASTA comes from the coding sequence ATGGCACTAGGTAGCCAACTCGCATCGATCGGTACAGCCGTACTGCAACTACCAAATCTTAGCGCAACCCCGGGAGACGAGGTGATCTGGCTGTGGCTCGGCACAGCGGGCATGTTCCTCGGGATGCTGTACTTCATCGCCCGTGGCTGGGGCGTTACCGACTCGCGTCGCCAGAAGTTCTACATCGTGACGACGTTCATCGCCGCGATCGCGTTCACGAACTATCTCGCGATGGCGACCGGGTTCGGCGTGATAGACCTCGCGCCGCTCATCGAAGGGACAGAGGAGCTGAAGATTTACTGGCCCCGGTACACCGACTGGGTGCTGACGACGCCGCTGTTGCTGTATGACCTGGCGCTGCTCGCGGGGGCAGACCGCAACACCATCGCGACGCTGGTCGGGCTTGACGTCATGATGATCCTGACCGGGCTGGTCGCGACGCTGACGATCGCCCCGATCGACTCGCTCGGCCTGAGCGTCGATGCCCACCGGCTGGTCTGGTGGGGCGTCAGCACCGGTTTCTTCCTGGTGCTGATCTTCTACCTGTTCCAGGGCCTCTCGGAGAAGGCGGCCCAGCTAACGGGAGATACCAAGAGCACGTTCAACACGCTCCGGTACATGATCGTCGGCCTGTGGTTCGTCTACCCGGTCTGGTGGCTGATCGGGACTGAAGGGCTCGCCGTCGTCGGCCTTCCGATCGAGACGGCCGGATTCATGGTGCTCGACCTGACCGCGAAGGTCGGGTTCGGGATCGTGCTCCTGCGCAGTCACAGCGTCCTCGACGACGCCGGTACGTCGACGGCGTCGACTGCGTAA
- the serA gene encoding phosphoglycerate dehydrogenase, translated as MKVLVTDPISDAGLARLRDAGYEVVTDYEVDTEGVIEQIADVDGLLIRGTEITREVFEAAPDLQIVSRAGIGVDNIDIPAATDHGVIVANAPRGNVRAAAELTIGLAFNVASQVPQAHQRLIEGEWAKDDITRSELGGMTVGIVGLGRLGQEVAWRFDNLGLDVAVYDPYLGADRAEQMDAELLELDELLETVDILSVQARLTEETRGLIGPEEIDQFEGDFVILTSRGGIIDEPALAEAVESGRIKGAGVDVYSEEPPGEDHPFMDVENIVTTPHLGAKTRNAQVNVAVTAADQIVDALNGELVKNAINVPSVEATAYPRIRNYVEVAETASLVAMRLFDGRVEEIEITYAGDIADEDLDLVTAAVFKPYGWQDQVVNAPARIAERRGIDVTESRRRETKDFRNLLSVTVSDGDDSLTVSGTLYAGEDPRIVEIDGYRVDAELYGYILLSRNRDEPGVIGTIGRILGEHDVNIASMSNARESIDGEALTVYNLDDPVDDDVVAELLEDDRIVDVTLIDLEQ; from the coding sequence ATGAAGGTACTGGTCACGGATCCGATCTCCGACGCCGGCCTCGCCCGATTGCGCGACGCCGGGTACGAGGTCGTGACCGACTACGAGGTCGATACCGAGGGCGTCATCGAGCAGATAGCGGACGTCGACGGCCTGCTGATTCGCGGGACCGAGATTACCCGCGAGGTGTTCGAGGCCGCGCCCGACCTGCAGATCGTCTCGCGGGCCGGCATCGGCGTCGACAACATCGACATTCCGGCGGCGACCGATCACGGTGTCATCGTTGCCAACGCCCCGCGCGGGAACGTCCGCGCGGCCGCGGAGCTGACGATCGGCCTGGCGTTCAACGTCGCCAGTCAGGTCCCGCAGGCCCACCAGCGGCTCATCGAGGGCGAGTGGGCCAAAGACGACATCACTCGAAGCGAACTCGGCGGGATGACCGTCGGAATCGTCGGCCTCGGCCGGCTCGGTCAGGAGGTCGCCTGGCGGTTCGACAATCTCGGGCTCGACGTCGCCGTCTACGACCCCTATCTGGGCGCGGACCGGGCCGAGCAGATGGACGCCGAATTGCTCGAACTGGACGAACTACTCGAGACGGTCGATATCCTCTCGGTGCAGGCCCGTCTGACCGAGGAAACGCGGGGTCTCATCGGTCCTGAAGAGATCGATCAGTTCGAGGGCGACTTCGTCATCCTCACCTCGCGCGGCGGGATCATCGACGAACCCGCGCTCGCGGAGGCCGTCGAGTCAGGCCGGATCAAGGGTGCGGGCGTCGACGTCTACAGCGAAGAGCCGCCGGGCGAAGACCATCCGTTCATGGACGTCGAGAACATCGTCACGACCCCCCACCTCGGCGCGAAGACCCGAAACGCCCAGGTCAACGTCGCCGTGACCGCCGCCGACCAGATCGTCGACGCGCTGAACGGGGAACTGGTCAAAAACGCGATCAACGTCCCCTCTGTCGAGGCGACTGCCTACCCGCGCATCCGCAACTACGTCGAGGTCGCGGAGACGGCGAGTCTGGTCGCGATGCGGCTGTTCGACGGTCGCGTCGAGGAGATCGAGATCACCTACGCCGGAGACATCGCCGACGAGGACCTGGATCTGGTGACCGCAGCCGTGTTCAAACCCTACGGCTGGCAGGACCAGGTGGTCAACGCTCCCGCACGCATCGCAGAACGGCGCGGGATCGACGTTACCGAGAGCCGCCGCCGCGAGACCAAGGACTTCCGGAACCTGCTTTCGGTCACTGTCAGCGACGGCGACGACTCGCTGACCGTCTCCGGAACGCTCTACGCCGGCGAGGACCCCCGCATCGTCGAGATCGACGGCTATCGGGTCGACGCCGAACTGTACGGCTACATCCTGCTGTCGCGCAACCGCGACGAGCCGGGCGTCATCGGGACGATCGGCCGGATCCTCGGCGAGCACGACGTCAACATCGCGAGCATGTCGAACGCCCGCGAGAGCATCGACGGCGAAGCACTGACCGTCTACAACCTCGACGACCCCGTCGACGACGACGTCGTCGCCGAACTGCTCGAAGACGACCGGATCGTCGACGTGACGCTGATCGACCTCGAACAGTAA
- a CDS encoding V-type ATP synthase subunit B, which produces MQKEYKTITEISGPLVFAEVDEPVGYNEIVEIETPDGQTRRGQVLETTSDHVAIQVFEGTGGIDRESSVRFLGETMKMKLTEDLLGRVLDGSGQPIDGGPEIEPDKREDIVGAAINPYSREYPAEFIQTGVSAIDGMNTLVRGQKLPIFSSSGQPHNDLALQIARQATVPEEEKEGGESEFAVIFGAMGITAEEANEFMDDFERTGALERSVVFMNLADDPATERTLTPRLALTTAEYLAFEKGYHVLTILTDMTNYCEALREIGAAREEVPGRRGYPGYMYTDLAQLYERAGRIKGVDGSITQIPILTMPSDDITHPIPDLTGYITEGQIIIDPDLNSQGIQPPINVLPSLSRLMDDGIGEGLTRADHADVSDQLYAAYAEGEDLRDLVNIVGREALSERDNKYLDFADRFEAEFVQQGFTTDRDIEETLEIGWDLLSMLPKEELNRVDEDLIEEHYREETEEQVTAD; this is translated from the coding sequence GGTCGACGAGCCGGTCGGGTACAACGAGATCGTCGAGATCGAGACGCCGGACGGCCAGACCCGCCGCGGGCAAGTGCTGGAAACGACCAGCGACCACGTCGCTATCCAGGTCTTCGAAGGGACTGGCGGTATCGACCGGGAGTCGTCCGTGCGATTCCTCGGTGAAACGATGAAGATGAAGCTGACCGAGGACCTGCTCGGTCGCGTCCTGGACGGCTCGGGTCAGCCGATCGACGGCGGGCCGGAGATCGAGCCGGACAAGCGCGAGGACATCGTCGGCGCGGCGATCAACCCCTATTCCCGGGAGTACCCCGCGGAGTTCATCCAGACGGGGGTTTCGGCCATCGACGGGATGAACACGCTCGTGCGCGGCCAGAAGCTGCCGATCTTCTCCAGTTCGGGTCAGCCGCACAACGATCTGGCCCTGCAGATCGCCCGTCAAGCGACCGTCCCCGAAGAGGAGAAAGAAGGCGGAGAGTCGGAGTTCGCAGTGATCTTCGGCGCGATGGGGATCACCGCCGAAGAGGCAAACGAGTTCATGGACGACTTCGAGCGCACGGGCGCGCTCGAACGCAGCGTCGTCTTCATGAACCTCGCGGACGACCCCGCGACCGAGCGGACGCTCACCCCGCGGCTGGCACTGACGACCGCGGAGTATCTGGCCTTCGAGAAGGGGTATCACGTCCTGACGATCCTGACGGACATGACCAACTACTGTGAGGCGTTGCGTGAGATCGGAGCCGCCCGCGAGGAGGTCCCCGGTCGGCGTGGCTATCCCGGGTACATGTACACCGACCTCGCCCAGCTGTACGAGCGGGCCGGGCGGATCAAGGGTGTGGACGGATCGATCACCCAGATCCCGATCCTGACGATGCCTTCCGACGACATCACCCATCCGATCCCGGACCTGACCGGCTACATTACCGAGGGCCAGATCATCATCGATCCCGACCTCAACAGTCAGGGTATCCAGCCGCCGATCAACGTCCTGCCGAGCCTCTCGCGGCTGATGGACGACGGGATCGGCGAGGGACTGACCCGTGCCGACCACGCCGATGTCTCCGACCAGCTGTACGCCGCCTACGCGGAAGGTGAGGACCTGCGCGATCTGGTGAACATCGTCGGTCGCGAGGCGCTGTCCGAACGCGACAACAAGTACCTGGACTTCGCCGACCGCTTCGAGGCGGAGTTCGTCCAGCAGGGCTTCACGACGGATCGGGACATCGAGGAAACGCTCGAGATCGGCTGGGACCTGCTCAGCATGCTCCCCAAAGAGGAACTCAACCGCGTCGACGAGGATCTCATCGAAGAGCACTACCGCGAAGAGACCGAAGAACAGGTCACTGCGGACTAA
- a CDS encoding TrmB family transcriptional regulator, with the protein MSDAEDLLAHLELREYETTALRELLTLGRSTAPNLAEATGIPRARIYEVLDELADRGFIEVIPGRPKEYQAKHPEEILDRAVENERQDFESFRAEIDDVREEFVSTFGPLFQRASEDVTPTEDLFHVVDVGEPSETETRKLYHDAREQVDVMTKSFAYLESVRPALEDALDRNVEIRVLLLEPSHLSADNREAQAEIYEVLTDNYPEIAVRFSNEKLPLRGTVADPSMDYESGRAILLVEEKDIPLSMRQAAVTDNGSFVAGIERLFDLIWEYDSGQAYA; encoded by the coding sequence ATGAGCGACGCCGAAGATCTACTCGCGCATCTGGAGTTGCGGGAGTACGAGACGACGGCTCTGCGAGAACTGCTGACGCTCGGCCGCTCGACGGCACCGAACCTGGCGGAGGCGACGGGGATCCCGCGAGCGCGGATCTACGAGGTGCTCGACGAACTCGCCGATCGCGGGTTCATCGAGGTGATCCCCGGCCGACCCAAGGAGTACCAGGCCAAACACCCCGAGGAGATCCTCGACCGCGCCGTCGAGAACGAGCGTCAGGACTTCGAGTCGTTCCGCGCGGAGATCGACGACGTCCGCGAGGAGTTCGTCTCGACCTTTGGTCCGCTTTTCCAGCGCGCGAGCGAGGACGTCACCCCGACCGAGGACCTGTTTCACGTCGTCGACGTCGGCGAACCCAGCGAGACCGAGACGAGAAAGCTCTATCACGACGCTCGCGAGCAGGTCGACGTCATGACCAAGAGCTTCGCGTATCTGGAGTCGGTCCGGCCGGCGCTGGAAGACGCGCTGGATCGGAACGTCGAGATCAGGGTGTTGCTGCTCGAACCGTCGCATCTCTCGGCGGACAACCGCGAAGCGCAGGCCGAAATCTACGAGGTCCTGACCGACAACTATCCCGAGATCGCGGTCAGGTTCAGCAACGAGAAACTGCCCCTGCGCGGGACGGTCGCCGATCCGAGCATGGACTACGAATCCGGGAGGGCGATCTTGTTGGTTGAAGAGAAGGACATCCCGCTGTCGATGCGCCAGGCCGCAGTCACCGACAACGGGAGTTTCGTCGCCGGCATCGAGCGACTGTTCGATCTGATCTGGGAGTACGATAGCGGTCAGGCGTACGCTTGA
- a CDS encoding Brp/Blh family beta-carotene 15,15'-dioxygenase: MALTDDTRQGSRNAVLSGDARRRLTAATFRPVWIALAVVAVVHVLGVRVPRTTQYAVLLSTVLVLGLPHGALDHLTLPRARGQPVTLRGVAGFSVAYLAVAGVYGLAWLLAPTVSFVGFVLLTWFHWGQGDRAHLAVIADASHLEDPLTNRLTLLVRGGLPMVVPLLGFPGAYESVATTVVALFDPAGSAAWLAPVFEPTTRLAVGLGFGSVTLVTLALGYRVADDRRGWRVDAIETALLWAFFLTVPPILAIGIYFVVWHSLRHLARLVAIDDGATTAIDRGETGRLLRRVGRDAFPMTAGALVLFGVIAVAVPNEPGSLASLGGVYLVVLAVLTLPHAGVVTTLDRIQGVR; the protein is encoded by the coding sequence GTGGCGCTGACTGACGACACACGGCAGGGGAGTCGGAATGCAGTGCTGTCCGGCGACGCCCGGCGACGACTGACCGCGGCGACGTTTCGACCCGTCTGGATCGCGCTCGCGGTCGTCGCCGTCGTTCACGTGCTGGGTGTCCGCGTCCCGCGGACGACCCAGTACGCCGTGCTCCTGTCGACGGTGCTCGTCCTGGGGTTGCCCCACGGCGCGCTCGATCACCTCACGCTGCCCCGTGCGCGGGGCCAGCCAGTGACGCTGCGCGGGGTCGCCGGCTTCTCGGTGGCGTACCTCGCAGTTGCCGGCGTGTACGGGCTGGCGTGGCTTCTCGCGCCGACGGTGTCATTCGTCGGGTTCGTCCTGCTGACGTGGTTTCACTGGGGGCAGGGCGACCGCGCACACCTCGCAGTGATCGCCGACGCCTCGCATCTCGAGGACCCGCTGACCAATCGGCTGACGCTACTCGTCCGCGGCGGACTCCCGATGGTGGTCCCGTTGCTCGGCTTTCCCGGGGCCTACGAATCAGTCGCGACGACAGTCGTAGCACTGTTCGACCCCGCCGGGAGCGCGGCGTGGCTCGCGCCGGTTTTCGAGCCGACGACGCGACTGGCGGTGGGTCTCGGATTCGGGTCCGTGACGCTCGTGACGCTTGCGCTGGGCTATCGCGTCGCCGACGATCGGCGCGGCTGGCGGGTCGACGCTATCGAGACGGCTCTGCTGTGGGCGTTCTTCCTGACGGTCCCGCCGATCCTGGCGATCGGGATCTACTTCGTCGTCTGGCACTCGCTTCGCCATCTGGCACGGCTTGTCGCCATCGACGACGGCGCGACGACGGCGATCGACCGGGGCGAGACCGGCCGGCTTCTGAGGCGGGTCGGTCGAGACGCGTTCCCGATGACCGCGGGCGCGCTCGTGCTGTTCGGCGTGATCGCCGTGGCCGTGCCGAACGAACCGGGATCGCTCGCGAGCCTCGGCGGCGTCTATCTGGTGGTGCTCGCCGTGCTGACGCTGCCACACGCGGGTGTCGTCACGACCCTCGACAGGATACAGGGCGTCCGGTGA
- a CDS encoding NAD(P) transhydrogenase subunit alpha, whose amino-acid sequence MIVGVPNEAGDEARVALVPSVAAELIEGGHEVYVERGAGEGAGRADSEYESVGCTVVDRETVFETAEVVLQVQALGAAEDPDVAQYREGQVVIGMLGPYEIEDDTLEALADRGVSAFALELIPRISRAQSMDALSSQASLSGYKACLVAAEELPKMFPMEMTAAGTIRPADVFVIGAGVAGLKAIATAERLGASVEAYDIRLEAKQDVESLGADFVELDLETEGSGDEEGYAREMDEEFYAAQREQMRAVVPESDVLITTAAIPGAPAPEIVSTELIEAMDDGSVVVDLSAPTGGNCEPTVPGETIEHDGVTIHGPTNMPSRISHTASEQYANNVANFLENLLEDGELAFDFEDEIIESTLLVHDGAVRNPHRDGAGGDDDTDESGDADEDVATGDQASGEAANGDGTEKTGDDAADTEGVSEA is encoded by the coding sequence GTGATCGTCGGCGTGCCGAACGAGGCCGGCGACGAGGCCCGCGTGGCGCTCGTGCCGTCCGTCGCGGCCGAGTTGATCGAGGGCGGACACGAGGTGTACGTCGAGCGCGGGGCCGGCGAGGGTGCCGGCCGGGCCGACAGCGAGTACGAATCGGTCGGCTGCACGGTCGTCGACCGCGAAACGGTCTTCGAAACGGCCGAGGTCGTACTGCAGGTGCAGGCGCTGGGTGCCGCCGAAGACCCGGACGTCGCGCAGTACCGCGAGGGACAGGTCGTTATCGGGATGCTCGGCCCCTACGAGATCGAAGACGACACGCTCGAGGCGCTCGCGGACCGCGGCGTCAGCGCGTTCGCCTTAGAGTTGATCCCGCGGATCAGCCGCGCCCAGAGCATGGACGCGCTGTCCTCGCAGGCCAGTCTCTCGGGGTACAAGGCCTGTCTGGTCGCCGCCGAGGAACTGCCGAAGATGTTCCCGATGGAGATGACTGCGGCGGGGACGATTCGCCCCGCGGACGTGTTCGTCATCGGGGCCGGCGTCGCCGGGCTGAAAGCGATCGCGACGGCCGAGCGCCTCGGCGCGTCCGTCGAGGCCTACGACATCCGCCTTGAGGCCAAACAGGACGTCGAGAGCCTCGGCGCGGACTTCGTCGAACTCGACCTCGAGACGGAGGGGTCGGGCGACGAGGAGGGATACGCCCGCGAGATGGACGAGGAGTTCTACGCGGCCCAGCGCGAACAGATGCGGGCGGTCGTCCCCGAGTCGGACGTCCTCATCACGACGGCCGCGATTCCCGGTGCGCCGGCCCCCGAGATCGTCTCGACGGAGCTGATCGAGGCGATGGACGACGGGTCGGTCGTCGTCGACCTCTCGGCCCCGACGGGCGGCAACTGCGAGCCGACCGTCCCGGGCGAGACGATCGAACACGACGGCGTCACGATCCACGGCCCGACGAACATGCCGTCCCGGATCAGCCACACCGCCAGCGAGCAGTACGCCAACAACGTCGCCAACTTCCTCGAGAACCTGCTGGAGGACGGCGAACTCGCGTTCGACTTCGAGGACGAGATCATCGAGTCGACGCTGCTTGTCCACGACGGGGCCGTGCGCAACCCTCACAGGGACGGCGCCGGCGGGGATGATGATACCGACGAAAGCGGCGACGCCGACGAGGACGTCGCCACTGGTGACCAAGCCAGCGGTGAGGCGGCCAACGGAGACGGCACTGAGAAGACAGGCGACGACGCGGCCGACACGGAGGGGGTGAGCGAGGCGTGA
- a CDS encoding lycopene cyclase domain-containing protein has translation MVELTYVGFHAVFVAPPLFVLASVAVNRTRPARPVVRAIPIVAILVMALAYTTPWDNYLIHRGVWWYGDGVVAGRLWLAPIEEYLFVLLQPIVATLWLGTIATAFEWPSERVEMRLRDRLLGVAAAAVVGVVGLAMLTRPATFYMGAILSWASPVLALQWAVGWRYLLARWRLTAIGTLGPAVYFSAADRIAIEYGIWTLADRYTTGLTIGGLPIEEGTFFLVTTLFVVQGLVLYPWVIERWR, from the coding sequence ATGGTAGAACTCACGTACGTCGGATTTCACGCCGTGTTTGTCGCTCCGCCACTGTTCGTATTAGCGTCGGTAGCCGTCAACCGGACCCGACCGGCACGGCCGGTCGTCCGAGCGATTCCGATCGTTGCCATCCTCGTGATGGCACTCGCGTACACTACGCCCTGGGACAACTACCTGATCCACCGCGGCGTGTGGTGGTACGGCGATGGCGTCGTCGCCGGGCGACTCTGGCTCGCTCCGATCGAGGAGTACCTGTTCGTCCTGCTGCAGCCGATCGTCGCGACGCTGTGGCTGGGGACGATTGCGACGGCCTTCGAGTGGCCGAGCGAGCGCGTCGAGATGCGCCTGCGGGACCGACTGCTGGGCGTCGCAGCCGCCGCGGTCGTCGGCGTCGTCGGGCTCGCAATGTTGACCCGACCGGCGACGTTTTACATGGGTGCGATCCTCTCGTGGGCCTCGCCGGTGCTGGCGCTGCAGTGGGCGGTCGGCTGGCGCTATTTGCTGGCCCGCTGGCGGCTCACGGCGATCGGGACGCTCGGGCCGGCGGTGTATTTCTCCGCCGCCGATCGGATCGCTATCGAGTACGGGATCTGGACGCTCGCCGACCGGTACACGACCGGGCTGACGATCGGCGGGCTCCCGATCGAGGAGGGGACGTTCTTCCTCGTGACGACGCTGTTCGTCGTCCAGGGGCTCGTGCTCTACCCGTGGGTGATCGAGCGGTGGCGCTGA